The Kwoniella mangroviensis CBS 8507 chromosome 1 map unlocalized Ctg02, whole genome shotgun sequence genome window below encodes:
- a CDS encoding nuclear protein localization protein 4 encodes MMLDSIPKSDEQPDPSTLKLSNQPGASGESVPFSALVGRTVGDMGFSHGDLLFLSYKPISADPSSHPTTQASTSHPHPNQPDPSHPHTHTEPPLPNTIPLTDLSHVVEPDIDLYWKNQTGKIERKRDPDFCRHGEKGMCDYCMPLEPYDAKYQASQQIKHLSFHAYLRQLLSSRSAAQSSATDLPPLDPLSLSVMTPCPTGSHPPFPQGICSTCQPSAVTLQSQTYRMVDHVEFASPSIIDGILSAWRRTGTQRLAFLIGRHDKYEKVPMGVKTVVEAVWEPKQEGELDGLTVETPWSDEERVGEIASWCDKGLSVVGMIYTDLTPQPDDITKTLYKRHAQSYTAASLEMLLSAAYQISHPLPTKMSPTGHFSSRFVTCCLTGDEDGGIGVLAWQASENAEAMVKAGIVEASVDPGVVRVRKPGEGEYIPEVFYSYKNEYGLQVKQPAKPTFPVEYLFVNITHGFPVDPSPLFLSNSFPTENRPGLHDQSLEVVISQLSGIIRKSDAEISDTGTWPDRIKEEVKRWLSDWHLVSFLCMQGLFSLAEQKILCRAATMHAHPSDKNALEELFDSGGWQTLLTIVESSSSANVPVQSAPPSRAFGEMGIDSPHAGGSSTDLSGLNIPPEPSTSAPSGGDGGDKICPHCTFVNEAGRSDCDICGLPLG; translated from the exons ATGATGTTGGACTCGATTCCCAAATCAGATGAACAGCCTGATCCCTCCACTTTGAAACTCAGTAATCAGCCTGGGGCAAGTGGAGAGAGCGTACCGTTCTCTGCTTTGGTAGGTAGGACAGTGGGTGATATGGGGTTtag TCATGGAGATTTGCTGTTTCTATCGTACAAACCAATCTCagcagatccttcttcccatcctaccACTCAAGCTTCAACATCCCACCCTCACCCAAATCAACCAGACCCTTCACATCCTCATACGCACACTGAACCACCTCTTCCCAATACCATCCCTCTGACGGACTTATCGCACGTGGTCGAACCTGATATAGATTTGTATTGGAAGAATCAAACGGGGAAGATCGAGCGGAAAAGAGATCCAGATTTCTGTAGACATGGTGAGAAGGGGATGTGCGATTATTGTATGcctttggag CCATACGATGCGAAATATCAAGCATCTCAGCAGATCAaacatctctcttttcatgCATATTTACGTCAACTCCTGTCATCTCGATCAGCTGCTCAATCATCTGCTACGGACCTACCACCCCTAGACccattatcattatcagtCATGACACCTTGTCCCACTGGCTCCCATCCCCCTTTCCCTCAGGGAATCTGCTCTACCTGTCAACCTTCAGCCGTCACCCTTCAGTCCCAGACCTACCGTATGGTCGATCACGTCGAATTTGCCTCGCCTTCCATCATAGACGGTATACTCTCTGCATGGCGTCGGACCGGTACCCAGAGATTAGCATTTCTGATTGGACGACATGACAAATATGAGAAAGTACCTATGGGAGTTAAGACGGTAGTGGAAGCTGTATGGGAACCGAAAcaggaaggtgaattggatggtcTAACGGTCGAAACTCCTTGGTCGGACGAAGAGAGAGTAGGCGAAATTGCTAGTTGGTGTGATAAAGGTTTGAGTGTGGTGGGCATGATATATACGGATTTAACACC ACAACCCGACGATATCACCAAAACACTGTACAAGCGACACGCTCAATCATATACGGCTGCCTCACTTGAAATGCTCTTATCAGCCGCATACCAAATTTCCCATCCTCTGCCTACCAAGATGTCCCCTACTGGACATTTTTCATCGAGATTCGTTACCTGTTGTCTGAcaggagatgaggatggagggaTTGGAGTATTGGCATGGCAAGCTTCTGAGAACGCAGAAGCGATGGTTAAGGCTGGTATAGTGGAGGCGAGCGTTGATCCCGGTGTGGTCAGAGTGAGGAAaccaggtgaaggagaatATATCCCAGAGGTATTTTACAG TTATAAAAACGAATATGGTTTACAGGTCAAACAACCTGCCAAACCTACTTTCCCAGTCGAATATCTCTTCGTCaat ATCACTCACGGTTTCCCCGTAGATCCATCACCACTCTTCTTATCAAACTCTTTCCCCACAGAGAACCGACCAGGATTACATGATCAATCGCTAGAAGTGGTGATATCACAATTATCAGGAATCATCAGGAAATCAGATGCCGAGATTAGCGATACGGGTACATGGCCTGATAGGATCAAGGAGGAGGTTAAGAGGTGGTTGAGTGATTGGCATCTTGTGTCGTTCCTGTGCATGCAGGGTTTGTTCTCTTTG GCAGAACAAAAGATACTTTGTAGAGCCGCTACGATGCACGCCCATCCATCGGATAAGAATGCTCTGGAAGAGCTGTTTGATTCCGGTGGATGGCAGACATTATTGACTATAGtggaatcatcttcgtctg CAAATGTCCCGGTTCAATCTGCACCTCCCTCGAGAGCTTTCGGAGAGATGGGTATAGATTCCCCTCATGCGGGTGGATCGTCGACGGACTTGTCAGGATTGAATATACCTCCTGAACCTTCTACTTCGGCACCCTCTGGCGGAGATGGAGGGGACAAGATATGTCCACATTGTACGTTTGTCAATGAGGCTGGTAGATCGGATTGTGATATTTGTGGATTACCCCTTGGgtag
- a CDS encoding mitochondrial import inner membrane translocase subunit TIM22 gives MALPLPTTMPLLCPIYLPGQEPVPPGTSDWERQEMQTALRYQKYLGMAMESCPLKVVLSGGAGFALGGFFSLMSATFAYEDPLSRASSQLSTRAQTMHVFKEMGRNMWSSGKGFAKVGAIYSGVECCIEGYRAKNDITNAASAGFLSGAILARNSGLKAAMGGGLAFAAFSGAIDWYLRKEPAE, from the exons ATGGCCCTCCCACTACCCACCACCATGCCATTACTTTGCCCCATATATCTACCAGGTCAAGAGCCCGTACCTCCTGGGACGAGCGATTGGGAGAGACAGGAGATGCAGACTGCGTTGAGGTATCAGAAGTATCTCGGAATGGCCATGGAGAGCTGTCCTTTAAAAGTGGTCTTATCGggtggtgcag GCTTCGCTCTCGGAggtttcttctccctcatgTCAGCTACATTCGCCTACGAAGATCCCTTATCCCGAGCTTCATCGCAGTTATCTACGAGGGCACAGACGATGCACGTATTcaaggagatgggaaggaaCATGTGGAGTAGCGGTAAAGGATTTGCCAAAGTTGGTGCCATCTATTCAGGTGTTGAATGTTGTATTGAAGGT TATCGAGCGAAAAACGATATAACGAATGCTGCCTCAGCTGGTTTCTTATCCGGTGCGATCTTAGCTAGAAACTCGGGATTGAAAGCTGCCATGGGAGGTGGTCTCGCTTTCGCTGCGTTCTCGGGGGCTATCGATTGGTATTTGAGGAAAGAACCTGCCGAGTGA
- a CDS encoding porphobilinogen deaminase, whose translation MTSSCPWHTNPTAVNRRPVPDRDLILAMKAQANTFVLGTRKSNLALIQTGHVADDLRLLHNSLPPSQEEDEEEEGTPKDNGNGGIPYTFSIESMTTVGDRNQTTPLHLLSPYSSTQPAKSLWTDELEARLMNGHFDMLIHSLKDVPTVLKDGCEIGCMVKRHDPRDALVIKDGLPYKSLDELPDGSVVGTGSVRRVAQLKRAYPNLKFEDMRGNLNTRFSKLDNPESPFYALILAMSGLSRLGMAHRVVSALEAPVLMHAVGQGALAVEIRSDDMRTRNCLRGLGHWPTEWTCGAERGCLRVLEGGCSVPVGVESEIVELDENDLENLDGMEDPYRDEDEIALKEDSPMLHFSGLIDIKPTTRPSTPTFSKNALPPLRKRFAKLTLSACVTATDGSKHVLYEPKSVLVRSYRQAEKFGEDVARQLRKMGASEILDEINRVRKERERQDLERAIQRSKALEEEKEMMGRVEGAKAEVIA comes from the exons ATGACATCCTCCTGTCCATGGCATACCAACCCTACAGCCGTCAATCGACGTCCTGTGCCCGATCGGGATTTGATACTCGCCATGAAAGCCCAAGCGAACACATTTGTCCTTGGAACTAGAAAATCGAATTTGGCTTTGATCCAAACTGGACatgtagctgatgatcttaGATTACTCCATaattctcttcctccctctcaggaagaggacgaagaagaggagggaacTCCCAAAGATAATGGAAATGGTGGAATACCATATACGTTCAGTATAGAAAGTATGACAACCGTAGGAGATCGAAATCAGACCACCCCTTTACATCTCCTATCTCCCTATTCATCTACTCAACCTGCCAAATCACTCTGGACCGATGAACTTGAAGCTCGACTCATGAACGGTCATTTCGATATGCTCATTCATTCCCTCAAAGATGTACCGACAGtgttgaaagatggttgcGAAATTGGATGCATGGTGAAAAGACATGATCCAAGAGATGCATTGGTCATTAAAGATGGATTACCATATAAATCGTTAGATGAATTACCAGATGGAAGTGTCGTAGGTACGGGAAGTGTAAGGAGGGTAGCTCAGTTGAAGAGAGCTTATCCTAATTTGAAATTTGAggatatg CGAGGCAACCTCAACACCCGATTCTCTAAACTCGATAACCCCGAATCACCCTTCTACGCCCTCATCCTCGCCATGTCCGGTCTCTCGCGTCTGGGCATGGCTCACAGGGTAGTCTCAGCTCTCGAAGCGCCCGTTCTCATGCACGCTGTCGGACAGGGCGCTCTAGCCGTCGAAATTAGGTCTGATGACATGCGAACTCGAAACTGTCTGAGGGGCTTGGGTCATTGGCCAACTGAATGGACGTGTGGAGCAGAGAGGGGTTGTTTGAGAGTGTTAGAAGGTGGTTGTTCAGTTCCGGTAGGAgtggaaagtgaaattgtCGAACTAGATGAAAACGATCTCGAGAATCtcgatgggatggaagatccctatagggatgaagatgaaatagCATTAAAAGAAGATTCACCAATGTTACATTTCTCTGGATtaatcgatatcaaacctaCCACTCGACCTTCCACACCTACATTCTCAAAAAATGCTTTACCACCTTTACGAAAACGGTTTGCCAAGTTGACTCTGTCAGCTTGTGTGACTGCTACGGACGGATCTAAACATGTACTGTACGAGCCTAAATCAGTATTGGTCCGATCGTAtagacaagctgagaagTTTGGTGAAGATGTTGCGAGAcagttgaggaagatgggtgcCAGTGAGATTTTGGATGAGATCAATAgagtgaggaaagagagggaaagacaGGATTTGGAAAGAGCCATTCAGAGGAGTAAGGcattggaggaagagaaagagatgatgggtAGAGTTGAAGGTGCAAAAGCTGAGGTGATTGCATAG